A window of the Lactuca sativa cultivar Salinas chromosome 5, Lsat_Salinas_v11, whole genome shotgun sequence genome harbors these coding sequences:
- the LOC128134187 gene encoding histidine kinase 5-like encodes MDFRFSCLGAARNRFQKKEERRIAKKKKDFQLSYLVKNWDDTDTVKYWKQRALNLEKLLELSVNREQILLEKLEESIEKLEKQSSPVEELSQILKRADNFLHFVLQNAPVVIGHQDKDLRYRFIYNHFPSLGEEDIIGKTDVEIFKGGGVKESQDFKREVLEKGIPGKREITFETELFGANFGRKCSLVIGDVLRIRQILTNLIRSSKKSVSEEGRKKNSKKKRFSETNNILDFVWEQQGKRFSKEGRKKNSK; translated from the exons ATGGATTTTCGATTTTCATGTTTAGGAGCAGCAAGAAATCGGTTTCAGAAGAAGGAAGAAAGAagaatagcaaaaaaaaaaaaggattttcaGTTATCGTATCTCGTAAAAAACTGGG ATGATACAGATACTGTTAAATATTGGAAACAACGAGCTTTGAATTTGGAGAAATTGTTGGAATTAAGCGTGAATAGGGAAcagattttattggagaaattGGAGGAAAGTATTGAAAAGCTCGAGAAACAATCATCCCCAGTTGAAGAACTTTCGCAAATCTTGAAAAGAGCAGATAATTTTTTACATTTTGTTCTTCAAAATGCGCCTGTTGTTATTGGTCATCAAGATAAAGATTTGAGATATCGCTTTATTTATAATCATTTTCCAAGTTTGGGAGAGGAG gATATTATTGGAAAAACAGACGTTGAGATATTCAAAGGTGGTGGAGTTAAGGAATCCCAAGATTTCAAAAGGGAAGTTCTTGAAAAAGGAATACCAGGAAAAAGAGAAATTACATTTGAGACCGAATTATTTGGAGCCAATTTTGGAAGGAAATGTAGCCTC GTTATTGGTGATGTTCTACGAATTCGACAAATTCTCACCAACTTGATCAG GAGCAGCAAGAAATCGGTTTCAGAAGAAGGAAGAAAGAAGAATAgcaaaaaaaaacgattttcagaAACAAATAACATACTTGATTTC GTTTGGGAGCAGCAAGGAAAACGATTTTCAAAAGAAGGAAGAAAGAAGAATAGCAAATAA